Below is a genomic region from Hydrogenimonas thermophila.
TATGAAGGTAAACAACCCTTCTGAAAAAAAGCAAAAGTTCATAGACTTTGTAACCGACTATGCACTAAACCCATCTGCTGAAAAATCTTTTTGCGATAAAAAGAGTTTAGAAGATTATGGCGTAATGCCTTCACAAAAGGGAAAAGTATCAAAAGATGAGTTACAGGCGATTGCCAGATATATGTATGATCATTATGATCCGGAAAAATTTATGAAACTTATGCAAGAGCAGGCAAGACTTGCAGCACTTCCAACCCATAAGCGTGTAATAGAACAAAAAAACTGTCTAAGCTGTCACGATATTGAAAAAGAGAAAATTGCTCCCTCTTTTAAAACTATTGCTAAACGGTATAACGTAAATCAAATTGATGAGCTTAGTAAAAGCATAAAAAATGGAAGTCGTGGAAAATGGGAAGGGTTCAAACTCTCTATGCCACCATTTAAAGATTTAAAAGATTCAGAAGCTAAGTCTATGGCTGAATGGATTTTATCGCTTAAAAAATG
It encodes:
- a CDS encoding c-type cytochrome; its protein translation is MSLAKTSLFLSITLLVIGCTDSKPKQKLNAQSLLLEKCSSCHNLDMPPKTSPDEKAPPMMAVTFHIRDFMKVNNPSEKKQKFIDFVTDYALNPSAEKSFCDKKSLEDYGVMPSQKGKVSKDELQAIARYMYDHYDPEKFMKLMQEQARLAALPTHKRVIEQKNCLSCHDIEKEKIAPSFKTIAKRYNVNQIDELSKSIKNGSRGKWEGFKLSMPPFKDLKDSEAKSMAEWILSLKK